A window of the Cannabis sativa cultivar Pink pepper isolate KNU-18-1 chromosome X, ASM2916894v1, whole genome shotgun sequence genome harbors these coding sequences:
- the LOC115709068 gene encoding glycosyltransferase family protein 64 C3, translating to MNLLLTTFMLLFFSNSSLSIDPCDPMVQKGPRTLRSDKITILINGYSESRISLLQSIATKYSSTPFVFAVLVLWGNPSTPTQTLAQFSQNLTHSSSFGSATISLIRQKSSSLNNRFLPRTAIQTVAVLICDDDVEIDVNSFSFAFRVWESNPSRLIGFFARSHSLDLSRKGWIYTVHPDRYSIVLTKFMIMRKDYLFSYSCGGGPLMDQMRSIVDRARNCEDILMNFVVADESRAGPILVGAKWARDWGDKRNEVDEGGDRQRRLKGVVAEVGLSSRRREHRKRRGECINEFHRVLGRMPLRYSYGKVVNSVGEQGLCRKGGKLVFCDH from the coding sequence ATGAATCTTCTTCTAACAACCTTCATGTTACTCTTTTTCTCCAACTCATCGCTTTCCATCGATCCATGTGATCCAATGGTCCAAAAAGGCCCGCGAACTCTTCGATCAGACAAAATCACAATCCTCATCAATGGCTACTCTGAATCTCGGATCTCTCTCCTCCAATCAATTGCCACTAAGTACTCGTCTACCCCGTTTGTCTTTGCGGTTCTCGTCCTCTGGGGAAACCCATCAACCCCAACCCAAACCCTAGCCCAATTCTCCCAGAATCTCACACACTCCTCTTCATTCGGCAGTGCCACCATTTCCCTCATCCGACAGAAATCGAGCAGCCTCAACAACCGATTCCTCCCACGAACCGCAATTCAGACCGTTGCTGTCTTGATTTGCGACGACGATGTAGAGATCGACGTAAACTCATTCTCATTTGCCTTTAGAGTGTGGGAATCGAACCCTAGCCGTCTGATCGGGTTCTTCGCCCGATCGCACAGCTTGGATTTGTCGAGGAAGGGGTGGATCTACACTGTTCATCCAGACAGGTACTCGATTGTGCTAACTAAATTCATGATCATGAGAAAAGATTACTTGTTTTCGTACAGTTGCGGTGGTGGGCCGTTAATGGACCAAATGAGAAGTATAGTGGACCGAGCCCGGAATTGTGAGGACATATTGATGAACTTTGTGGTGGCTGATGAGTCTAGGGCCGGGCCCATTTTGGTGGGGGCAAAGTGGGCTCGGGATTGGGGTGACAAAAGAAATGAGGTGGACGAAGGTGGTGATAGGCAAAGGAGATTGAAGGGTGTGGTGGCAGAGGTTGGGTTGAGTAGTCGGAGAAGAGAGCATAGGAAGAGGAGAGGGGAGTGTATAAATGAGTTTCATAGAGTGCTCGGGAGAATGCCATTGAGATATAGCTATGGTAAAGTTGTGAATTCTGTGGGTGAACAAGGGTTGTGTCGGAAAGGAGGGAAACTAGTGTTTTGCGATCACTAA